The sequence TTCTGTTTATGCAGCGTACTGTTAATCCTGTTTTTATTTACATTGGAACGGTACAAAGCAAAAATGCCCACCGCGCTGAACAATAATAAGACAGCGATGGAAGCAATGACTAATGCTTGTCGTTCCAGTTCGACCTTGGTTCTCGCCTGTTGTTCTTTAAGAAGCTTATTTTCGGATTCCTTTTTTTCGGTCTCATACGTTACTTCCAACCGAGTCCGTAGCGATGCGTTCTCTTTCAGAGTGACACTATCTTTGTACGCCATCCATTCTGTTTTATACTGTAACGCTTTTGCAAATTGTTTCTGCGCTGTTAAAATATCGACGAGGATTTGGTACGAATCGTATATCGGTCGTTTTAATCCGATCTGTCGTGCAAGTTCTGCATTCTGCAATGCGTATGAATATGCTACATCATACTTCTGCTGTCTAAAATGCCAACGCGCAATCAATGCAAGGCTATTGCTGATTCCTTCTTTGTTATCAAGAATGCGTCGATACTTCAACGATTCATTCAGCATCTCCAACGACTCTTTCATTCGGCCTGTTTCCATGAACACTATACCCATGTTAGCATACGTATATCCCAAACCCAAATAGTCTGAATTTTTTAATGCAATTCTGTTTGCTCGTTGATAATAAGAGAGAGCGTTATTATAATCCAATAGACGGTAATAAATATTGCCAATGTCACTGGAAATTCCGGTAGTTCTCATTGAATCGATCGAGTTCCATGTTTTCAGTGACAATAAATTGTGTTCAAGCGCTTTCCGAAAATCGTTTTGAAGAAAATAAATTGAGCCGATATGGTTGTACCCGCTGGCAACTCTCTGTTTATCGTTCATTGATTTACTCAAACGCAATGCTTGCAGATAATAGTTTAATGATTGTTCGAGGTTTTGATTGACATTCATACCGCCGAGATGGATAAGAATTTCAACTTTTTGTATGCTATCTGGTGAGAGAGAAGTAAGCTCAAGTGCCGTTGTAAGATGTTCTGATGCGTCGTCAAATTTCCCGAGCACTTGAAATAAAAATCCTAAACGGTCGTGTGCGTTAATTTTTCCCTTTAGATAGTCATTGGCATACGACAATGAAAGAGCAGCATTTCCATAAAACACTCCACTATCCGGATTGATTGTATAGTAGAGGTTCGCCAATTCGCACATCAAGTCGATTCGCTCTTCCGTCTTTTCTGCTTTAGATAGTGCAAGCTTTGTTGATTCAATCTTTTCAACATAGTCTTGCGGTGGAACAAGAGCAAACGATGTATTGAACAACAGTGCAACAGTGATAAGAACGTAGAAATATGCTGAGTGCTTCATGAATCCCGTCGAGAAAAGTTGAATAATTGTACCATAAATGAACATCCAAAAATAGCCAAATGGATCAGCAAGTTCAAGCAAACGAACGGGGTCTGTTTATTTTACAAAGACGGATTTTGTCAAGGCAATATATTGCGATGTTATTGTTCCGCCGCCGCCGAGATCAGAAGTGAGCGCGGGTGATTTTGACCGCTCCAGCGATAGTGTTGTCACGGTGTTTTTCAATGTGCTAATTTGAGAGAAGTGTGAAGCGGTGAATGTTACACTTGTTTTTCCCGTAGTATCTTGCGCGGTGTTAATTGTGCCGATACGCAGAGTGACAATTTCCAGTTTTTCCAATGGAGTTCCGCTCCAAACAATCGTCAATGGTATGGATGAATCGATCGTGTCAAGTTTTTGTGAGACAGGATAATCAATTGTATTAATTGTTGCAGTATTGAGAAAGGTCTTTTTATTTACATCGGTAAACGAAAACGTTCCTGACGAATGCAGATTTTCTAATTCTTTGATATACGTATAGTCACCGGTCCGATAATCCATGGCAATATCTTGAAACAGAATTTTGGCGTTACCATTAAAAATCAACCGTTGTCCGCCTTGAGATTCCTTTGAAAATGCTGCAGTGGCTGTGGTTTTGTTTGTGTTTTTATCATACCGAACACTGAGTAAGGAATACACTTTGCCATCGGTGATAGCAACCAATTGATCATCCTCGCATCCGAGGACAATAAGCAGTAAAAAAAATGCTGTTAAATTTTTCATTGTACCGTATATCATAAACAAAATGGTATAAGAAAATACAAACTCCTTTACAAAAGCTCAACTGATCATTTGTTCGGAAAGCGGTATTGTGATATGGGACAGTGGTTAATACTCTTTTCGATTTGCATACACATTCATAATCAAACCGGCGACCATCATGTAGGATACCAGCGATGACCCTCCGTAACTTAGGAAGGGAAGAGGAATGCCGATAACCGGCATGAGACCAACAGACATGCCGATATTGACGAATACGTGAAATGCAAAGAGCGAAGTAAAACCGATCGCGAGCAAACTGCCGAATTTATTTTTTGCGATGGAGGCAAGACGTACTCCATGGAATAATACCACAGCGAACAATCCAAGAACAACAACTCCTCCCAGCAAACCAAACTCTTCTCCAGGAACGCAAAAAATAAAATCGGTCCATTGTTTTGGGATGAAACTTAATTGTGTCTGAGTTCCGCGCATAAATCCTTTTCCTGTTAATCCCCCCGAACCAATGGCCACTTTTGCCTGAATAACATTGTAACCAGCACCGAGAGGATCGTTGTTGGGATCGAGGAATGTTGCGATGCGCTTCTGCTGATACAAGGGAAGTTTGTCATAGACGATCTGAACAAAAAATCCGATAACGACATTTACGCCAAAAACAACCGTCGCAAAAAACCTATTCTCATCTCGCAGGATATACAGTCCGATGCCGAGCAGCAGCAGTACAATCAAAAATGGGGTCGTCCCAAAAATGGAAGCTGCTGCAACAAACGCCGGTGCAATAATAATGATGATCAAAAATTTTGATGCACCCGCCCAATAAAGGACCGGAATATACATTGCCAGGAATGTTAACGAGGTGCCAAAATCCGGCTGTAGCATTATAAGACCGATCGGTAATGCGACAATCGCACTTGTTTTGACGAGATCTTTCAGATCGGTTGCCTTCACATCGCTTTGGCTGAGATAGGATGCAAGAGCAAGCATGGTGGAGATCTTGACAAATTCTGATGGTTGAATACCAAGTCCGCCGAATCCCAGCCAACTTTGTGAACCGTAAACGCGTTTTCCGACGATAAGGACAAGAACTAATAAACCCAGGGAAGAAAAAAATATTCTTAACGCATTTCGTTGAAGCCAACGGAGCGGGAGCGCCATCATTGTTATCATAGAAACAAAACCGACGCCGACCCACATCAACTGCCGATAAAAATCACGTCCTTCATAGGCATCGAAAGTTGCGCTGTAAATAGAAAGCAGTCCGATCCCTGCCAGCGAAAGCACGGAAAAGAAAATCGTCTTATCAAAATATTCTTTGAAAAATGAGTTCATAGCTTCTTATCGTACCGCTTCAATTAACCGCAACCGATTCTTCATCCGGTGAATTAGGTTCCAGTGGAAGAGGATGTTTTCCATACCGAATAATCTCTCCGTATAAAAATTCTTCCATGCAGAACCCGGCGATTGGTGCGGCAAAGGCGCCGCCGTATCCAACATTCTCAATCATAACACAAATTGCAATCTTCGGATCATCGTATGGAGCAAATCCCATGAACCATGCGTGAGATTTTCCATGAGGATTTTGCGCCGTTCCTGTTTTGCCGGCAACTTCAATACCGGGAACACGAGACGCCCGTCCCGTTCCACCAGGTTCCATCACTACTCTGCGCATTCCTTCGCGAACTAACGACCATGCTTTTTCGGAAAGTTCCAGTTGGCGCTGCTCTACTTTAATGAGTTCCCGTTGTTTGGTTCGTTTGTTTACAAAACTATTGACGGCATGTGGTTGGTAAAATTTCCCTTTATTTGCAAGCATGGATGCATAGTTTGCCATTTGCAGTGGTGTCACTCCCACTTCACCTTGGCCTATACCAAGACTAATCAAATATCCTTGCGTCCATTTTCCTTTTCCATGGATGCGGTCGTAATAGTTCCGATCGGGCATCAAACCCGAATTTTCTTCCGTGATATCAATCTTTGTCTGTTTGCCGAAGCCGAATTGTTTTCCCATGTCGCTCCAATCATCCAATCCTACTTTCAGCATCAATTGATAGAAGAAGACATTGCAGGATCGATGGATGGCATCAACAACGGTAACCTTTCCATGTACGTGTTCGCATTTAAAAACTTTATTGCCGTACCGGTATGCCCCTGTACAGGTAATACTCCAATTCTCGTCAATGATTTTTTTGTCCAACGCAGCAAGCGCCAGCAACATTTTGAATGTCGAACCTGGAGGATAACGGGTTAAGGTCGCACGATTGTATAAAGGTATTCCTTCATCATTGTTTAGTGCGCGCCACACTTCCGGCGATGTTGTTCCGCTCATTAACGAAAGATCATAATCCGGTTTGCTCACCAGCGCAATAATTCCGCCGTTACGAGGATCGATAGCCACAACGGCGCCCCGTTTATCCGCCAGTAGTGATTCTGCCATTGCCTGAACATCACTGTCAATTGCAAGATGAAGATCAAGTCCGTCCACGGGAGGAATGTCATGTTTGCCATTATCAAAATTTCCGATGATCTGACCCTTAGCATTTTGGGAAATGAACTCGAATCCTTTTATGCCGCGGAGCATCTGTTCATATTTTGCTTCGATTCCGCTGCTGCCGATAATATCACCTGGCTGATAATCACTCTTTTGTTTTTCCAGCTGTGCATCCGAAATTTCTTTTGCGTAACCGAACAGATGACTTCCGCGTGCAGATGTAGGGTACGACCGTTTTGATTCCATCTGGATTTCAACACCATATAATTTATCTTTGTGTTCTTCCAACATGGAAAGCTCTGCAAAGGTAATATCTCGTTTGATGCGCGCAGGAATGAACGCGTTATATTTTCGCCCGAGTTTAATTTTGTCAAGTATAGATGATTCCGGCATGGAAAGAATGCGGGAGAGCAGTGGAAGGTATTGTTTGTCAAAATCGACCGGTGTGAGCATCACAGTGTATGACGGACGGTTATCGACCAGAAGTTTTCCGTTTCGATCATACACATATCCGCGAATGGCGACTTTGGGAACATTGCGGATGGAATTTTCTTCTGCTTCTTTACCGTACAGCTCCGCATTCACATATTGCAATTGAAACAGCCGCGCAAACAGGATCATGAATCCTGCCACAAGTACAGCTCGAATTACAAACCGCCTGTCGGCGGATCCAAAATCATCGATCATACGGTTTGATTATTGTTCAATGATGGAATATTCATTTTTAAAATTATCGGAGCGACGGTCTGCGGGCATGAATAAACATCGGGATGGTAGCGACAAATGTTGTGTACAATGCCGAGAACAATCCAAACCGAAACACTGCCGTGAATAATCCTACATCGCTTCCTTGCGTAAAAATGATAAAATAAATAAGATTATGTACCACAGAAGCGATACCGACAAACAATAAGAATTGGTAGTTTGCTATATTGAGCTCGACTTTATTCTCATGAAAGAAATATCCTGCAAGAAATCCGGCGATTGTTTTTGACAATGCTGAAAGACCAAGAAATTGTCCGCTGATCAGATCCAGTAAAAAACCGATAGCGAAGCCGTACACCGTTGCCGGGATCTGTCCCTGTGTGATGGCAATGTACACGATCCAGATCAACATCACATCCGGAATAATATTCGCAATGGAAGTGAAACTGACTATTGTTGTTTGGAACGTAACAAGAAGAAGCGTGATAAGAATTAAGCGTACGTGTTTCGGCATCAAGGTAGAATGTTTACGACTAATTTTTAGATTATTTTATGAAAATTACAGTAATTTGAATCAAGATGCAAAACTTTGCTTGCATCTTGCCCCAACTTTCCTAACTTTATTGTTATCAATGAGCACGATCTTTACATATCTCGATTCGCCGAACGAAAAGCTGTTTTTCTCCCGCAATGATAGTTCCGATCCTCGCATGGGCGACATTGTGCTGCGTGGTGAGAAGAAATTTACGAACGATATTGCTATTGGCATTGTCGGGGTGCCGACCGATGAAGGAGTAAAGCGGAATGGTGGAAGAATTGGAGCAAAAGACGGTCCAGATGCAATCCGAACGGAATTTTATAAACGGACACCGTTTGTGATCGGCAAAGAGAAATCCCCTTCAGTTGTTCCGGTTTTTGATTTTGGCGATGTGAAATGCGGCAAGACCCTTGAAGAGACCCACGAAAATCTCACCGAAGTTGTTCAGACACTGGTAAGCGCGGGAATTGTTCCGATCGTTCTCGGCGGCGGACATGATATCGCTTTTCCGAATTTTCTTGGATTTTCAACCGGAAAAAAGAACGTTGGTGTTATTAATATCGATACACATCTTGATTACCGCAAACCGATACCGAAGCGGAACAGCAGCACTTCGTTTCGGCAAATGCTGGATCATCAGAGCTCTGCATTGAACGCCATGAATCTTGTTGAAGTTGGAATTCAATCATTCGCAAATGCAACCGATCACTATTCAGAATTGATTGAACGGGGAGCGACAGTCTTTTCGCTGCGAGATGTTCGTGCGGATGGAATTACCAAAACATTGGAGTTGGCATATGAACTTGCCACCTCTTCTGTTGATTCACTCTATATCAGTTTTGATCTAGATGTTGTGAATGGCACTGATTCACCGGGAGTGAGTGCACCATTGCCGACAGGATTTACTGCGGAGGAGTTTCTGACCGCAGCTCTTTTTGCCGGAAAACGCCGTAAAACAAAACTCATCGACATTGTTGAAATGAATCCCAAATATGATCAAGACGGCCGCACGGCAAAACTTGCCGCACTGGCTATGATGTATTTCCTCACCGGTTTTGCCAATCGATAAATGCTTTTCTGTGTCTCAGTGTCTCTGTGGTTATGCAATAGCTTTTTTCAACGTTAACACAGTTATTTCTGATCTCGCTCCGACTCGAACTGGAGGCCCCCAATATCCGGTTCCTTTGCTCACATACGCCCAGGTTTTCTCACCATATTTATTCAATCCTTTAATGAACGGCTGACCGATCGTTGCTACAAGGTTCCACGGAAAGAACTGTCCACCATGTGTATGTCCCATTAAGACGAGATCAAGATCGAGGTCGTTCACATGAAACAATGTGCGTGGTTGGTGAGCCAAAAGAATTTTTGCTAACTCTTTCGGTGCTCCGTTCAAGGCTTTTGCCGGATCGGATTTATGTACGGGAGAAAATCCACCACCGCTGTAATCGGTAACGCCGGCTAAAATAAATGATGCACCGTTTTTGGTTACGTAACGATGTTCATTCATTAGCACATCGTAACCCATATCGCGTGCGTGTGTAACCCATTGCTCAACACCCGAATAATATTCATGATTTCCGGTAATAAAGAATTTTCCGTGCGGTGCATACACATTGGCGAGAGGTTCAAGATCATATTTTAAATGTGGAACAGATCCGTCGGCCATATCGCCGGTGAAAGCAATCAGATCGGGAGAAAGTTTCTTTACTTCTTCAGCGATGGTTTCAATAAAATCCCGTTTAATGGTCAGCCCGGCATGAATATCACTGATCTGCACAATTCTGAATCCATCAAACTCCTGCGGAAGTTTTGCGATGGGGATATCGACGTTGACGATTCCAGGTTTTTTCCTTGCTTCGTACACTCCGTAAGCAGTAAGCGTGCTGGCAATACCGAGAATTCCCAGGTTAGTTGTTTGCAGCAGAAATTCCCGTTTAGCAGCATCAACTGCTTCGGGAGCGGAAGAGAAGAGAGAAAATAATTTTTGCCCACCGATTCCGAACATCCAGACAATATCACGGAAGAAGAGTGAAACAAAGACAAACGACAAAAATCCGAGGGAGAGATAACCGATCCAGGAAAGCGAATCGCTGATCCGTTCGGCGAAGCGCATAAAGATGAATGTGCTAAAGGGGATCATGAACATCAAAATCAATCCACCCCAAGCAAGTTGTTTGTATGGTGCTTGTAGTTGAAAGGGTGCGATAAGCCTCCATCCCATATACGAAATACCAATGCCGTACACGGTAAGAATGATTCCCATCCAAACCAGATACATTGTCGTTTGACTCATAGTTCTTTTTCGTTTTGTTGTTGAATGTTGTGACACGAAAGTTCCTTGTGTGCTGCTATAGGGTACGTTTATTTTACAATCTTAAGTTGAAACATCGGAGTCTTGAACACACCGTACATCCGCACCCATAAGAGCAGAAATGCTTCTGTTCCGCGCGCGTTTGTTATATCTCCCAGATCGAGAATGTTTTCACTCTTCCATCCGAATGTTTGCAATAGTGCAACAATCTTTGCTTTCGCTTCGGCATCATTCCCGCAGATTGGCAATGTATGATCGCCATTGTTCACCAACGAGGGATTCACCATTAATGGATGGGAGAGTGTGTTCAAAGCTTTCACCACTTTCACATTCGGATAAGCCCGTTGTATTTGTTCGCCGAGCGAATCAGTATTGGATACACTCAAGAATGGGGGGAAGCCTTTGGAGAAATCCAGCGGATTGGAAATATCGATCAATACTTTCTCATTGAGATTTTTTTCTCCTGCTGCAGCAATGGCCGGAAGCGAACCAATGCCAGTAGTTGCGTTCACCAACAGTTCACCGAACGCACCAACATCAGCAAAAGTACCGAGTTTCACGGAGTTGTTCTGAGAATACCATTCTTTAAATGAAATATTCCCCATGTTGTCACCCTCGGTTCTATTCTTTGTTTCTTCCACATTACGCGTACCTAACATAACCGTGTGGCCGAGTGAAACAAATTTAGCAGCAATTGATCTTGCAACGCCGCCGGTACCAAAGATTCCAATGTTCATTACGTTTTCTCCTGTTGTGAGGTTGAATATAAAATAGTGCAGTGGGTTATTGAGATTTCAAGTTTCAGGATTCAAGTAAAAGTCAGTTTTTCATTGACCAATGAATCTTGAGACATGAATCCTAAAACATTTTTATGCTTCTTTCTTTTCATCGCCGGGATAATATCCGCAGCGGCGTTTCCATTCCGCTTTAAACTCTTCGCGCTCTTCTGGAGTCATCGCGGCCAGCTTTTCTTCCATTTTATGTTTCCAGCGGTGCGACTTCCACCCTCCACTATGCCCATGCCATCCACGTACAAGAATGTGCGAGAGCAGCAGCAGACCCATTGCCTGCCAATACGTAACAGTCGGTCCATGGAAAATTTCCGGTATCAACCAGTTCCATAATTCCATTACCGCAAATCCGAACAATGCAACCATTGCGATGACGAACAGGACGAACTTTGCAACTTTTGCGATCCACCAGTATTTCATTGTTGTATCTCCTTACGTTTAAATTTCAATGATCAAATCTCAAATTCCAAATGATATTCCATGTATGATTCCAACAGACATGTTTGGTATTTCTATTTTGGAATTTGGTGCTTTTCAATATTTAGGTTTCAAATTCATCATACATCTCCTGCAGTTTTTCTCGCAGGAAAAGCACCGCATATCGTTTCCTTGAGAGGAGCGTATTCTGCGGTTCGCCTGTAATTTCGGCGATCTCTTTAAAACTTTTTCCTTCCAACTCATGCATCACAAACACCTGCTTCTGTTCCTCTGGCAGTTCGTCCAGCGCTTCTGCAAGTTCCGTCCAGACGAGAGAACGTGCGTAGACCTGATCGGGATTCTGCGTTGGATCGTAGAGAATATCTTCCAAATTCAGTGGCAGCGAAGGATCAGTAAGATCACGCGGAAGCGACTCCGGACGTTTCTTCCGGTACCAATCGATCACTTTATTTCGGGCAACGGTAAAGAGCCACGATGTCATTTTTTCGATCGGTTCTGTAACGCTGTAACTGGAGAGCAGCTGATAGAAGACATCTTCCATAATATCTTCAGCATCCTCATTCGTCCGCACGCGCCGGCGAATAAAATCGAACAGGCGCTTGCGTTCCGTCCGGAATGTCTGTTCCGCCGCAATGTGGGAGTGAGGCTGTTTCTCTAATGCGATCGCATTAACCACAGAATGTTCCGTATTGTTATTAGTTGTACTCACACTATCAGACGATGATGGATAGAAGATATTGTATTTTGATGAAACAGATTACGCAGATTCTTAATCAGATTCTCGTTTAGATTACACAGATTATTACTCAGATAAAACAGAAAACCCCGAATAGTGATCCGGGGTTCCAGGGTAATAAATTTTAATGTGCTGTTACATCCTTACTCCGAACACCACTCTCCATCGATAACCAATCTCTTTATCATTTGGTCGAACAGGATCTTTGACATAGATTGGAAAATAAACACCAAATCCTATCGGTCCTGAACTAAAACCGGGAAGGGAGATATTTCCAATATTGAGTTGTACTCCAACCCCGGCATCATAATAGAATTGTTTGAAACGAGTAGAGGTTGAATCCCATAAGGTTCCCGCATCGGCAAACATGACGAATGGGCCTTGTGAGAGTGAAAAATTTAATGCAGCAATATTCAACGCTGTCGTATCACGTTGAAGGAAAAGATTACCCCCGCCGGTTTTGATGAAATTATCCCGAAGCGATCTGCCGACAAGCGGAGTGCGGTGAGACCAGCTATCAAATTTTTCAAGAGGTGAGGCTTGTGTAAGCGAGTAGGTTGTTTGCACCGGCACAACACCTGTTGAACTTCCTCCAAACAATCTCCAATTGATTTTCATTCCAAAGAATGAATGTTCGAGTTTTGTTTCTGTTGTTAATTTTGAATAACTAAACGATGACGTCGGAACTCCAAACTCATCTTCCATTCGTATGATGAATTTTCCCCAAGAATAATTTTCAAAATATTTTAGGGTGATGAATCCGGCATCAAGGCGTCCGGTTCGATTCCACTCTGATGGATTGTCGAGATAGCGGTCATCAGTCACACAAATAGAAATGATCCTTGTATTCAAAATAAACGTCCGCCTGAAACTGCGCGCAAGACTTTTTCTGAATTCAAATGTTTTTTCAATATTCCACTGGCCTCCATTAAAACCATCTAAACGGAACAAACGGGCCGAAGTGGTCAACTGAGGATCGAAAACTCTGAGTGGAGTAGAATAGGATAACTGATAGTCCGGCACATTAGATCGTGTTCCGCCATTCAACATCAATGAAATAGTATTATCTGTGGACATGTAATTCCCCGTTATTGAAGTACCGAGTTCAATACCGTCGCGAAGATTGAAGCTGAGTGCAGGTGCAGCGTTAATGCGGTATGCATCGAGTGGGAAAGTAAAGAGATTAGCAATGTTCAATCCGTAGTCGAACACAACAGGCGGTATGCACCAGGAGTTGTTTAAACGATCAATATCGGAAAGCTTCATTTCAGGATCGATCACAACGTTCAAAATTTTTGCCGGTAATGTGTCGAGAATAATCTCCGCGCTTCTTCCTTTGCTCCACACGGTTTCCGAAAAACGAATATCCCGAATTGTTCCATCGTCAAGCGTAAGGCGAAGTGTTCCCGGCATCACAGCTTGTTCTTTATTTTCCAAAATGATTGTTGACTTCCAATACCCTTTACGCTCTTCATTTTGTACGTTGTTTACCGCCATGTCCAGTTTCCATGTTTGATTAAACCATTGATTCCAGAACCAATCAAGATCTTGTCCGGCCACGTCTTCCATTGTGTTGAAGAAATCTTCCGGATAAGGATGTTTTAAAAGCCATCGCGAATAATATTCATTTATTCCTTTGGAAAAGAGCTCTTTTCCTAACACATCTTCGAGCATCACAAGTACCGATCCTGGTTTTTGATATGCCATCACTCCATACTGGGAAGATGGAATCAAATATGGATGAGACATGATATCGGCCTCATCGTTCTCCAGGGCAGAAAGCAGGTATAGTCGTTGTTCCAATAGCCGTATATTTGTTTCCGGCAGATTCATCCATGAATATTTTTTTAAAAATTCTTGATGGATTAGTCCGTTATTCCCGTATCGAGCTTCTGCTGCTGTTGCAGTAATGAACGTGTTGAAACCTTCGTCCATAAACGGATAATTTGTTTCGTTACTCCCGATCATCATCGGATACCATTCATGCCCCAATTCGTGTGCAATGGTATAATACAGCAAGTTAATTACAGCGTCGCCCGATTCGGCGAAAATCATCATCGGGTATTCCATACCGGTGACAGGACCTGAAACAATAGTCGCTTGCGGATAGATATATTTTCCAAAGTTTTTAGAAAAATGTTCAATGGAATGTTTTGCCATTTGCGCCCCTTCATCCCAATTAGATGCATCATCCATCAACAAAGGAAAAGATGCACGGTATTCATCAGGATGATAAAACGCATAAATACGCACGCCGTTATTTGTGACTGTACCATCCCACACAAAGTTTGGGGATGCCGCCCACGCAAAATCCCGCACATTCTCAACAGAAAATTTCCAGGTGGTCGAATCACTGCTTATCAAATCACTCGTAGAATCAATCTCTGAAGGAAGAATGATACGTGATGTAGAATCGGTCGAAAGAGAATTGAAGCGTTGCAACTGCAATGGAGTAAGAACTTCAGTTGGATTCAGCAATGTCCCGGTCGAAGCAAGAATGAAGTTTTTCGGTACTGTCAATTCTACATTCCAATTCCCGTATTCATTATAGAACTCAGCAATGCCAAGATATTGTGTTCGATCCCATCCTCGAACATCGTCATACACGGCAATTTGTGGATACCATTGGCAAATACCAAAATCTTTCCCATCAGATCCTGTACGAAGTTCCGCATCTTTCGGTATTTCATAATTCCATTGTACAGAGATTGTTATCGATGATTTGGGAAGTAATGGTATGGACAAAGGTGTTTCCATGATTGTTT is a genomic window of Bacteroidota bacterium containing:
- a CDS encoding tetratricopeptide repeat-containing sensor histidine kinase, encoding MKHSAYFYVLITVALLFNTSFALVPPQDYVEKIESTKLALSKAEKTEERIDLMCELANLYYTINPDSGVFYGNAALSLSYANDYLKGKINAHDRLGFLFQVLGKFDDASEHLTTALELTSLSPDSIQKVEILIHLGGMNVNQNLEQSLNYYLQALRLSKSMNDKQRVASGYNHIGSIYFLQNDFRKALEHNLLSLKTWNSIDSMRTTGISSDIGNIYYRLLDYNNALSYYQRANRIALKNSDYLGLGYTYANMGIVFMETGRMKESLEMLNESLKYRRILDNKEGISNSLALIARWHFRQQKYDVAYSYALQNAELARQIGLKRPIYDSYQILVDILTAQKQFAKALQYKTEWMAYKDSVTLKENASLRTRLEVTYETEKKESENKLLKEQQARTKVELERQALVIASIAVLLLFSAVGIFALYRSNVNKNRINSTLHKQKEIIHEQNVQLEQLNGVKDKLFSTITHDLRGPVSSLKLFISYLRDEELDHNVIKEYTRQSTATMDHIMESMENILQWSKSQWKGLTIEPTQINLHQIAKEKIRLLEQMAKKKSITVHNLVPPSTEAYADLQMINLVVRNLLSNAIKFTEQNGTIRVRCAEYDDIVEVSVEDSGIGMTEEQIKKIFTLEHSSLKGTQDEPGTGLGLLLCKEFVEKNGGKIIVESVLGAGSVFTFTVPRSQRILEQRVQPITIS
- the rodA gene encoding rod shape-determining protein RodA, giving the protein MNSFFKEYFDKTIFFSVLSLAGIGLLSIYSATFDAYEGRDFYRQLMWVGVGFVSMITMMALPLRWLQRNALRIFFSSLGLLVLVLIVGKRVYGSQSWLGFGGLGIQPSEFVKISTMLALASYLSQSDVKATDLKDLVKTSAIVALPIGLIMLQPDFGTSLTFLAMYIPVLYWAGASKFLIIIIIAPAFVAAASIFGTTPFLIVLLLLGIGLYILRDENRFFATVVFGVNVVIGFFVQIVYDKLPLYQQKRIATFLDPNNDPLGAGYNVIQAKVAIGSGGLTGKGFMRGTQTQLSFIPKQWTDFIFCVPGEEFGLLGGVVVLGLFAVVLFHGVRLASIAKNKFGSLLAIGFTSLFAFHVFVNIGMSVGLMPVIGIPLPFLSYGGSSLVSYMMVAGLIMNVYANRKEY
- the mrdA gene encoding penicillin-binding protein 2, yielding MIDDFGSADRRFVIRAVLVAGFMILFARLFQLQYVNAELYGKEAEENSIRNVPKVAIRGYVYDRNGKLLVDNRPSYTVMLTPVDFDKQYLPLLSRILSMPESSILDKIKLGRKYNAFIPARIKRDITFAELSMLEEHKDKLYGVEIQMESKRSYPTSARGSHLFGYAKEISDAQLEKQKSDYQPGDIIGSSGIEAKYEQMLRGIKGFEFISQNAKGQIIGNFDNGKHDIPPVDGLDLHLAIDSDVQAMAESLLADKRGAVVAIDPRNGGIIALVSKPDYDLSLMSGTTSPEVWRALNNDEGIPLYNRATLTRYPPGSTFKMLLALAALDKKIIDENWSITCTGAYRYGNKVFKCEHVHGKVTVVDAIHRSCNVFFYQLMLKVGLDDWSDMGKQFGFGKQTKIDITEENSGLMPDRNYYDRIHGKGKWTQGYLISLGIGQGEVGVTPLQMANYASMLANKGKFYQPHAVNSFVNKRTKQRELIKVEQRQLELSEKAWSLVREGMRRVVMEPGGTGRASRVPGIEVAGKTGTAQNPHGKSHAWFMGFAPYDDPKIAICVMIENVGYGGAFAAPIAGFCMEEFLYGEIIRYGKHPLPLEPNSPDEESVAVN
- the mreD gene encoding rod shape-determining protein MreD produces the protein MPKHVRLILITLLLVTFQTTIVSFTSIANIIPDVMLIWIVYIAITQGQIPATVYGFAIGFLLDLISGQFLGLSALSKTIAGFLAGYFFHENKVELNIANYQFLLFVGIASVVHNLIYFIIFTQGSDVGLFTAVFRFGLFSALYTTFVATIPMFIHARRPSLR
- a CDS encoding formimidoylglutamase, coding for MSTIFTYLDSPNEKLFFSRNDSSDPRMGDIVLRGEKKFTNDIAIGIVGVPTDEGVKRNGGRIGAKDGPDAIRTEFYKRTPFVIGKEKSPSVVPVFDFGDVKCGKTLEETHENLTEVVQTLVSAGIVPIVLGGGHDIAFPNFLGFSTGKKNVGVINIDTHLDYRKPIPKRNSSTSFRQMLDHQSSALNAMNLVEVGIQSFANATDHYSELIERGATVFSLRDVRADGITKTLELAYELATSSVDSLYISFDLDVVNGTDSPGVSAPLPTGFTAEEFLTAALFAGKRRKTKLIDIVEMNPKYDQDGRTAKLAALAMMYFLTGFANR
- a CDS encoding metallophosphoesterase — protein: MSQTTMYLVWMGIILTVYGIGISYMGWRLIAPFQLQAPYKQLAWGGLILMFMIPFSTFIFMRFAERISDSLSWIGYLSLGFLSFVFVSLFFRDIVWMFGIGGQKLFSLFSSAPEAVDAAKREFLLQTTNLGILGIASTLTAYGVYEARKKPGIVNVDIPIAKLPQEFDGFRIVQISDIHAGLTIKRDFIETIAEEVKKLSPDLIAFTGDMADGSVPHLKYDLEPLANVYAPHGKFFITGNHEYYSGVEQWVTHARDMGYDVLMNEHRYVTKNGASFILAGVTDYSGGGFSPVHKSDPAKALNGAPKELAKILLAHQPRTLFHVNDLDLDLVLMGHTHGGQFFPWNLVATIGQPFIKGLNKYGEKTWAYVSKGTGYWGPPVRVGARSEITVLTLKKAIA
- a CDS encoding NAD(P)-binding domain-containing protein, producing MNIGIFGTGGVARSIAAKFVSLGHTVMLGTRNVEETKNRTEGDNMGNISFKEWYSQNNSVKLGTFADVGAFGELLVNATTGIGSLPAIAAAGEKNLNEKVLIDISNPLDFSKGFPPFLSVSNTDSLGEQIQRAYPNVKVVKALNTLSHPLMVNPSLVNNGDHTLPICGNDAEAKAKIVALLQTFGWKSENILDLGDITNARGTEAFLLLWVRMYGVFKTPMFQLKIVK